The sequence CCACTCGCGGCCACCAGCAACGACGCTCTCCAGTTCTTCCGGATCATGTGTCCCCTCGTTCGCGGTTCCTACAGATGACTGTAGGCACGCACATGCGGAGAGGCTGGCGCTGCAATCCGGGCGAGGCGCCCAAGGCCAGGCCCGCCCGCCCGTCCGATGAAAGGCAGGCCCAGCGGGAGCTCGAATGGCCGCCTACCCTGCGGCGCGGGGGCTCAGGGGTTGGCCTTCGCCTGCAGGTTCGCCTTGTTCGGGTAATCGGGCGCGGAGCTCAGCAGCTTGGTCCACAGGGCCTTGGCGCCCCGCTCGTCGCCGCGCGCCTGCAGGGTGTCGCCCAGCTTCTCCACCGCCGCCGCGTCCGAGCTCACGGCGACCCCCCAGATGCGGTCGGCCATGGGCCGGCCCAGGCCCACCATCGCCCAGGCCATGCCTGCCTTGGCCCGCCCGTTCTCGGGCTGGAAGGGCACCACACGGCGGTAGGCGGCCAGCGCCTCGTCATAGCGGCCCCGCGCCAGGTGCTCCTCGCCCTCCTCCACCAGCTTGGCCAGGCCCGCCTCCAGCTCCGGCGTGCGCTCGGTGTTCTGGATGGCGTCCACCATCTCCTGCGTGAGGGCGGGCATGCCGCCCGCGCCCGCTGCCGCCTGGGGCGGCGGCGTGGCCTCCATGGGCCGCTGGGGCGGCAGCGGCTGCGACAGGCGGACGCGCCGGTCCTCCGCGCGGGCCTGCTTCCACTTCTGGCGGCCCCCGGCCTTCGCCGTGTCCTCGGCGAACTGGCTCAGCTGCTTGGCCAGGTCCGCGCGGGGCGAGTCCGGGTGCATCGCCACGAAGGCCTGGAAGCCCTCGTGCGCGGCCTGAAGCGCCTTCACGTCCTCGCCCTTCGTCTCGTACAGCACCGCCGAGCGGGAGAAGAGCGCCTCCTCGTGGGAGGGAACGACTTCCAGCACCCGGCCGTACACGGTGAGCGCGCCCTGCGTGTCCCCGGACAGGTAGAGCGCGTTGGCGCGCAGCACCTCCACCTCGATGACCGGCTCCAGCGCGGCCCTCGCGCAGGCGGCGGCCCCCGCGGCGTCGCCCTTCTTCGCGCGCTCCTCGGCCACCTTGCCCATGTCCTCCACGGGCGCGTTCGCGGCGAAGCCACACTGGGCCTCCTCCGCGCTGGGCACGGGCTTCTTGCCGAGCTTCTTGCGCTGCTCCAGGTAGAGCGCGCGCGTCTTCACCGCCTTCTCCTCGGCCTGGAGGAAGTACATCACCGAGTCCGCGGTGCGCCCATTCGAGTAG is a genomic window of Stigmatella erecta containing:
- a CDS encoding tetratricopeptide repeat protein, yielding MMLALTFATAALLGAEPSNLPPNHPPVPPGMSASPAAPGGELPQGHPPFAGGGDTPAAKGPLPAGHPPMSETGRAPPSAEELLKQLDSTEGLRTREKTFEIASSLGKLYYSNGRTADSVMYFLQAEEKAVKTRALYLEQRKKLGKKPVPSAEEAQCGFAANAPVEDMGKVAEERAKKGDAAGAAACARAALEPVIEVEVLRANALYLSGDTQGALTVYGRVLEVVPSHEEALFSRSAVLYETKGEDVKALQAAHEGFQAFVAMHPDSPRADLAKQLSQFAEDTAKAGGRQKWKQARAEDRRVRLSQPLPPQRPMEATPPPQAAAGAGGMPALTQEMVDAIQNTERTPELEAGLAKLVEEGEEHLARGRYDEALAAYRRVVPFQPENGRAKAGMAWAMVGLGRPMADRIWGVAVSSDAAAVEKLGDTLQARGDERGAKALWTKLLSSAPDYPNKANLQAKANP